A single genomic interval of Mycolicibacterium sp. MU0053 harbors:
- a CDS encoding DNA-3-methyladenine glycosylase 2 family protein gives MHDDFDHCYRAVQSKDARFDGWFVIAVLTTGIYCRPSCPARTPLAHNVRFYPTAAAAQRAGFRSCKRCRPDASPGSPEWNIRGDVVARAMRLIADGTVDRTGVTGLANRLGYTTRQIERLLRAEVGAGPLALARAQRAQTARILIETTDLPFGDVTFAAGFSSIRQFNDTVRDVFDVTPSELRRRKRTRDQGQGAPGGALTLRLAVRQPFAYEGVFGHLAATAVPGCEEVRDGAFRRSLRLPSGTGIVNLTPAPDHVRCTLQLEDFRDLPVAIARCRRLLDLDADPNAVDTVLSEDEVLRPLLLKAPGQRIPRTVDEHELAVRAVLGQQISTKRAQTLAGRLVRDCGRPLVDHAGGLTRVFPTTADLVDIAPERLAMPAARKRALHGLVRALADGELALDAGVDWNAARAHLLAMPGVGHWTAEIIAMRGLGDPDSFPATDLGARTAAARLGLSDDARRLSEISSRWRPWRSYATQYLWTALEHSVNHWPPKEAA, from the coding sequence GTGCACGACGACTTCGACCACTGCTATCGCGCCGTTCAGTCCAAGGACGCGCGGTTCGACGGATGGTTCGTCATCGCCGTGCTCACGACCGGCATCTATTGCCGCCCGAGTTGCCCGGCCCGCACCCCGCTCGCGCACAATGTGCGCTTTTATCCGACTGCGGCCGCGGCGCAGCGGGCCGGCTTCCGGTCCTGTAAACGGTGCCGTCCCGATGCGTCCCCGGGATCCCCGGAGTGGAACATCCGTGGTGACGTGGTGGCCAGGGCCATGCGACTGATCGCCGACGGCACCGTCGACCGCACCGGCGTCACCGGGCTGGCGAATCGCCTGGGCTACACCACCCGACAGATCGAACGGCTACTGCGGGCTGAGGTCGGCGCGGGACCGCTCGCGCTGGCCCGGGCGCAGCGGGCGCAGACCGCGCGAATCCTGATCGAGACCACGGACCTGCCATTCGGCGACGTCACTTTTGCGGCGGGCTTTTCCAGCATTCGGCAGTTCAACGACACTGTGCGGGACGTCTTCGACGTGACGCCGAGCGAACTACGCCGTCGGAAGCGGACCCGCGACCAGGGCCAAGGCGCCCCTGGCGGCGCACTGACGCTTCGGCTTGCCGTGCGCCAACCGTTCGCCTACGAGGGGGTGTTCGGCCATCTCGCGGCGACTGCCGTACCAGGTTGCGAGGAGGTCCGCGACGGTGCCTTCCGTCGCTCACTGCGGTTGCCGTCGGGAACCGGCATCGTCAATCTGACGCCGGCGCCCGACCACGTGCGCTGCACCCTACAACTCGAGGACTTCCGCGACCTGCCGGTCGCGATCGCCCGCTGTCGGCGACTGCTCGACCTCGATGCCGATCCCAATGCCGTCGACACCGTGCTCAGCGAGGATGAGGTGCTGCGCCCGCTGTTGCTCAAGGCCCCGGGGCAACGCATCCCGCGCACGGTCGATGAACACGAACTGGCGGTGCGGGCAGTGCTTGGTCAGCAGATCTCGACCAAGCGCGCACAGACGCTGGCCGGTCGGCTCGTCCGGGACTGCGGCCGGCCCCTGGTGGACCATGCGGGCGGCTTGACCCGTGTCTTCCCCACCACGGCCGACCTGGTCGACATCGCCCCCGAACGTCTCGCCATGCCCGCGGCGCGCAAACGTGCCCTGCACGGACTCGTCCGGGCCCTCGCCGACGGGGAACTGGCACTCGACGCCGGGGTGGACTGGAACGCAGCGCGGGCGCACCTGCTCGCAATGCCGGGGGTGGGGCACTGGACCGCCGAGATCATCGCGATGCGCGGCCTCGGCGACCCGGATTCCTTCCCCGCCACCGATCTCGGAGCGCGTACCGCAGCGGCCAGACTCGGACTGTCCGACGACGCGCGTAGGTTGTCCGAAATCAGCAGCCGATGGCGGCCTTGGCGCTCCTACGCCACCCAGTACCTGTGGACCGCCCTCGAACATTCCGTGAATCACTGGCCACCAAAGGAAGCAGCATGA
- a CDS encoding SDR family NAD(P)-dependent oxidoreductase — MDLGLDNARVVVTGGASNIGRGIVHEFAAEGARIVISDIDGPQAEKVRAEALDRGAAAVELAIADLTEPDAADATIAVAVEHWGGLDVLVNNAGWSVPGFIATDTDRDKWQRTIEINLFTAIGATQAAIGPMKDGGGGSIVFIASDAAFGQIRQGVYGASKAAMVALARTTAREHGRHGIRSNIVCPGLVIPDGPDAVGAASLWSVGQDNVFNQDQIDYMVKDTPTRQLTTAEDVARAVLWFSSARAARQVTGQMISVSGGYTMP, encoded by the coding sequence GTGGATTTGGGACTGGACAACGCCCGGGTTGTCGTCACCGGCGGCGCATCGAACATCGGTCGCGGCATCGTGCACGAGTTCGCTGCCGAGGGCGCACGAATCGTGATCAGCGACATCGATGGGCCGCAGGCCGAAAAGGTGCGCGCCGAAGCCCTGGACCGGGGCGCTGCCGCAGTCGAACTCGCCATCGCCGATCTGACCGAACCGGATGCCGCCGACGCCACCATCGCGGTGGCGGTCGAGCACTGGGGCGGCCTCGACGTGCTCGTCAACAACGCCGGTTGGAGCGTCCCAGGCTTCATCGCCACCGATACCGACCGCGACAAGTGGCAGCGCACCATCGAGATCAACCTGTTCACCGCGATCGGCGCCACGCAGGCCGCAATCGGTCCCATGAAGGATGGCGGCGGCGGATCGATCGTGTTCATCGCGAGCGACGCCGCGTTCGGCCAGATCCGCCAAGGCGTATACGGCGCCTCCAAGGCCGCGATGGTGGCGCTGGCCCGGACCACCGCGCGGGAACATGGCCGGCATGGCATCAGGTCCAACATCGTCTGTCCCGGCCTGGTGATCCCCGACGGCCCCGACGCGGTGGGGGCGGCCAGCCTGTGGTCGGTCGGCCAGGACAACGTCTTCAACCAGGACCAGATCGACTACATGGTCAAGGACACCCCGACCCGTCAGCTCACCACCGCCGAGGACGTCGCCCGAGCGGTGCTGTGGTTCTCCTCCGCCCGGGCCGCCAGACAGGTCACCGGGCAGATGATCTCGGTCAGCGGGGGCTACACGATGCCGTGA